In one Choloepus didactylus isolate mChoDid1 chromosome 1, mChoDid1.pri, whole genome shotgun sequence genomic region, the following are encoded:
- the ZBTB38 gene encoding zinc finger and BTB domain-containing protein 38, whose translation MTVMSLSRDLKDDFHSDTVLSILNEQRIRGILCDVTIIVEDTKFKAHSNVLAASSLYFKNIFWSHTICISSHVLELDDLKAEVFTEILNYIYSSTVVVKRQETVTDLAAAGKKLGISFLEDLTNRSFSNSPGPYVFCITEKGVVKEEKNDKRHEESAITNGPRITNAFSIIETENSNNMFSPLDLRASFKKVSDSMRTNTLCLERTDVCHEAEPVRTLAEHSYAVSSVAETYRSQPVREPDSSSPSKTSKENCEAPSAKSKTCRKPKPLSIPQDSESTTENIPPPPVTNLEVNQERSPQPAAILSHSKSPNHEGDAHFPREEENKSSDVPGPPAAEVPPLVYNCSCCSKSFDSSALLSAHMQLHKPTQEPLVCKYCNKQFTTLNRLDRHEQICMRSNHIPIPGGNQRFLENYPTIGQNGGSFTGPESLLSENKIGEFPSTGNTLPETDHMVKFVNGQMLYSCVVCKRSYVTLSSLRRHANVHSWRRTYPCHYCNKVFALAEYRTRHEIWHTGERRYQCIFCLETFMTYYILKNHQKSFHAIDHRLSISKETANGGLKPSVYPYKLYRLLPMKCKRAPYKSYRNASYENARENSQSETEPGTYVIQNPHSSQLPALNFQDSVNTLTDSPAIPLEAPACQDIPPSTNVQNAEGTKWGAEALKIDLASNFYSTEVSVSSNENAVGSDLQAEDMRVFPLSKGSENSASVISYSGSAPSVIVHSSQFPSVIMHSNAITAVTSNNSRAPSDPGISQSLRDDGKPEPDKVGRVASRPKTIKEKKKIMPCHKGEIPEESTYVADPGGSPSKTTNTTEETSKIETYIAKPALPGTSTNSNVAPLCQITVKIGNEAIVKRHILGSKLFYKRGRRPRYQTQEESLPQDSEPETSAGSPLGLCQSECMEMSEMFDDASDQDSTDKPWRPYYNYKPKKKSRQLRKMRKVNWRKEHGNRSPSNKCKYPAELDCAVGKAPQDKAFEEDENKEMPKLQCELCDGDKASATGNPGRPHRHLTSRPYVCELCAKQFQSPSTLKMHMRCHTGEKPYQCKTCGRCFSVQGNLQKHERIHLGVKEFVCQYCSKAFTLNETLKIHERIHTGEKRYHCQFCFQSFLYLSTKRNHEQRHILEHNGKGYACFQCPKICKTAAALGMHQKKHLFRSPSQQEKIEGDMCHENSNPLENRHFIDSEDNNQKDNVQTVVENVVL comes from the coding sequence ATGACAGTCATGTCCCTTTCCAGAGACCTCAAGGACGACTTTCACAGTGACACAGTGCTCTCCATCTTAAATGAGCAGCGTATTCGGGGCATTTTATGTGATGTCACcatcattgtggaagacaccaAATTTAAAGCCCACAGCAATGTCCTGGCTGCATCAAgcctttatttcaaaaatatattttggagccATACAATCTGTATTTCCAGCCATGTCCTAGAGCTGGATGATCTCAAAGCTGAAGTGTTTACAGAAATACTCAATTATATCTACAGCTCCACAGTTGTCGTCAAGAGACAGGAAACAGTCACTGATCTTGCAGCTGCAGGGAAAAAGCTGGGGATATCATTCTTGGAAGATCTTACCAATCGCAGCTTCTCAAATTCCCCAGGCCCCTATGTATTCTGCATCACTGAGAAGGGagtggttaaagaagaaaaaaatgataaaaggcaTGAAGAATCAGCCATCACTAATGGGCCAAGGATCACAAATGCATTTTCCATCATTGAAACGGAAAATAGTAATAACATGTTTTCTCCACTGGACTTGAGGGCAAGTTTCAAAAAGGTCTCGGACTCCATGAGAACAAATACCCTTTGCCTAGAGAGGACTGATGTCTGCCATGAGGCAGAGCCCGTCCGTACCCTGGCGGAGCACTCATATGCTGTTTCTTCTGTGGCAGAAACTTACAGAAGTCAGCCTGTACGTGAACCTGATAGCAGCTCACCTAGTAAAACGAGTAAAGAAAATTGTGAAGCTCCTTCAGCAAAGTCAAAAACATGCCGAAAGCCAAAGCCACTCTCCATACCCCAGGATTCTGAATCAACTACAGAAAATATACCACCCCCTCCAGTTACCAACTTAGAGGTTAATCAAGAAAGAAGTCCACAGCCAGCTGCAATTCTTTCTCATTCAAAATCTCCCAATCATGAAGGAGATGCCCATTTTCccagagaagaggaaaataaatcctCCGATGTTCCTGGGCCACCAGCAGCAGAGGTTCCACCCCTTGTTTACAATTGTAGCTGTTGTTCCAAATCCTTTGACAGCAGTGCTTTGCTCAGTGCCCACATGCAGCTTCACAAGCCAACCCAGGAGCCTTTAGTGTGCAAGTACTGCAATAAACAGTTCACCACCCTAAACAGATTGGATCGGCACGAACAGATCTGTATGAGGTCAAACCACATACCCATTCCTGGAGGAAACCAACGCTTTTTAGAAAACTACCCTACCATTGGCCAAAATGGAGGTTCATTCACAGGTCCAGAATCTTTATTATCTGAAAATAAGATTGGTGAATTTCCCAGTACTGGAAATACCTTGCCAGAAACAGACCACATGGTTAAATTTGTTAATGGGCAAATGCTCTATAGTTGTGTTGTGTGCAAACGTAGTTATGTGACTTTATCCAGCCTCCGAAGACATGCAAATGTTCACTCATGGAGAAGAACATACCCTTGCCATTACTGCAACAAAGTATTTGCATTGGCTGAATACAGGACAAGACATGAAATTTGGCATACAGGAGAAAGACGGTATCAGTGCATTTTCTGCCTTGAAACTTTCATGACTTACTATATACTCAAAAACCATCAGAAGTCTTTCCATGCCATAGATCACAGACTTTCCATCAGTAAAGAAACGGCCAATGGAGGCTTGAAGCCTAGTGTGTATCCATATAAACTTTATAGGCTACTGCCTATGAAATGCAAGAGGGCTCCTTATAAGAGCTACCGAAATGCTTCCTATGAAAATGCTCGAGAAAACAGTCAAAGTGAGACTGAACCTGGCACCTATGTTATTCAGAACCCACACAGCTCTCAGTTACCTGCACTGAATTTCCAAGACAGTGTAAACACCTTGACAGACAGCCCTGCCATCCCATTGGAAGCACCTGCATGTCAAGACATACCCCCTTCCACTAATGTACAAAACGCAGAGGGCACCAAGTGGGGAGCAGAGGCATTGAAAATTGATCTTGCGAGTAACTTTTATTCGACTGAGGTGTCAGTTTCCTCCAATGAAAATGCTGTCGGTTCTGACCTCCAGGCAGAGGATATGCGTGTTTTCCCTTTGAGCAAGGGCAGTGAGAACTCAGCCTCTGTGATCAGCTACAGTGGCTCAGCCCCTTCGGTTATTGTTCACAGTAGCCAGTTTCCATCGGTGATAATGCACAGCAATGCCATTACAGCCGTGACCAGCAATAACAGCAGGGCCCCTTCAGACCCAGGCATCAGTCAGTCCCTCAGAGATGATGGCAAACCTGAGCCAGACAAAGTGGGTAGAGTTGCAAGCAGACCTAAAAccattaaggagaaaaaaaaaattatgccatGCCACAAAGGAGAAATACCAGAGGAGTCAACATATGTTGCTGATCCCGGAGGGTCACCGAGCAAAACCACAAATACCACTGAAGAAACCAGTAAAATTGAAACCTACATTGCAAAACCTGCTTTGCCAGGAACCTCCACAAATAGTAACGTTGCACCTCTTTGCCAAATAACAGTGAAAATTGGGAATGAGGCCATTGTGAAAAGGCATATCCTAGGATCCAAATTGTTCTATAAAAGAGGAAGAAGGCCCAGATATCAAACGCAGGAGGAAAGTTTGCCACAGGACAGTGAGCCGGAAACCAGTGCAGGCAGCCCACTTGGGCTTTGCCAGTCTGAGTGCATGGagatgagtgaaatgtttgatgaTGCAAGCGACCAGGATTCCACTGACAAGCCATGGCGCCCTTACTACAACTACAAACCCAAAAAGAAATCCAGACAGttgagaaaaatgaggaaagtcAACTGGAGGAAAGAACATGGAAACAGGAGCCCAAGCAATAAGTGTAAATATCCAGCAGAACTGGATTGTGCCGTGGGGAAGGCCCCTCAGGATAAGGCTTttgaagaagatgaaaataaagagaTGCCCAAGCTACAGTGTGAACTCTGCGATGGCGATAAAGCTTCAGCCACTGGAAACCCAGGAAGGCCCCACCGACACCTCACTTCCAGGCCTTATGTCTGTGAGCTCTGCGCCAAACAATTCCAGAGCCCTTCCACACTCAAAATGCACATGAGATGTCATACAGGAGAGAAGCCATACCAGTGCAAGACCTGTGGACGGTGCTTCTCAGTGCAAGGAAACTTGCAGAAACACGAACGCATCCACCTGGGCGTGAAGGAGTTCGTCTGTCAGTATTGCAGTAAGGCGTTCACATTGAATGAAACCCTCAAAATCCATGAAAGAATCCACACAGGCGAAAAGCGTTATCACTGTCAGTTCTGCTTTCAGAGTTTTTTGTATCTCTCTACAAAACGAAATCATGAGCAGAGGCATATTCTGGAGCATAATGGGAAGGGCTATGCCTGCTTCCAGTGCCCCAAAATTTGCAAAACAGCTGCTGCCCTTGGAATGCACCAAAAGAAACACTTATTCCGAAGTCCAAGTCAGCAGGAGAAAATAGAAGGTGACATGTGCCATGAAAACTCAAATCCCTTGGAGAATCGACATTTCATTGATTCAGAAGACAATAACCAAAAGGATAATGTACAAACCGTTGTTGAAAATGTTGTCCTTTGA